The Panicum hallii strain FIL2 chromosome 5, PHallii_v3.1, whole genome shotgun sequence genome contains the following window.
GGGAATGGGTTTATCCAAACAAATCCTCAGGGGGTCAACAAGAACAAAAAGTTCAACCTTCAAAGTATGACAGCAGCAGTTTGGTGCATTGCTATTCTGACAGTAAGATATCCATATGCATATGGCTTGAAGTAATTATACCTGGTGAGATGTCAACTGAAACTGAAAGCTGTTGAATTCATGCCAATACCTAATTCAAAAAATTTACAACATTAACTTTGCATGACAAGTATTTGAAGCATTAGAAGTGCAGATAGTGCAAAAACTGCAGCATAACCATGATTCTGTGATATTATTTCCCAGCAACTGCAAGCGAATAAAAAATATTGAAGACTGTGCACAGTATAGACAAACGGCAGAGCTAATGACAGGAAGATACCTATAAGAATAATGACATCGAGAACAGATACTAACCGTTCTTCCAATTCCTCAAATTGTTTAGACTTTATTTCAAGATCTTTCATCTCGGAGCTAACTTCTGAATATAGCTTTTCAGCTTCTTCAATAGCAGCTTTaagtttcttttcttcttcctcgatctgAAATTGTAGAGCACACAAATATGAATAAGAATATCACACATACCAAAAAGTATTTCTGGCAAATCTACCATAGGATTGATAACATGGACTCGTTCCTCTGATGTACAAATTATGCGCAAGAATTCAGCTGCGTTTATTTTTTTATGGAAGTTCTATTTATAGTTGATAGCTTATGTCTGATTATCTCATAACATGTTTGAATATATCACTGTATACTTTTCATTTTGTGCGACTTGACATGATAACAGGGTCAAAGGACCAAATTGGATCTCCATATACTGCTGCTAGTGACTGCTTGAAGTATATCAATTAAACAGTAGAATTTGCATCTTCTAACCTTAATAATTGAAGTTATCATCAAACCATACATATGCAACAGCCAACAAGAAATATCACCTTTTGTTTCTCCTTCTGAAAGTCTGTTTCACTGAGTATGTTGTAGGGTTCCTGCTCCAAACGTTGAAGACAAGCCTCATAAGCTTTAATATCCGCATTAACATCTTCAATCTCCTTATCCATCTTATCAGAAAGAACCCTCATACATTCTAGACAAAGTGGCTGCTCAACCTGCACATGTAAATGGAAAAGCACAAATGTATTGTTGTTAGTAGATATATCACTTTAATAATGTCTACACTTAGAAGTAAAAAACCAAGCACATCTGATGCAAGAAGAAGAAACACAAAGGACAGCAATAGCAAATCCATGCATACTTATACAACTAAAATATGCACACCTTAAGCAATCGATTGTACCTGAGTTTGTGAGCTAGCAATCTCAAAAGCTCTTTTCAGCACAGTAACATTAGAGTGAAATCCAGAATTGTTTCCTGGTGAAGGGCTACTGGAGTTTAGACCCGGTGGTGTCAGCTGTGCACCACCTCCTTCAGAGGCAGGTGTCTTGTATATGgaagcagcaggaggtggaagCACTATATATGACCCCTCTATCGCTCTTGTTGATTGGTTAGGTTCAGTGTGCGGTGCTGCTGCACTTGGTGGACGCGGGGGGATTCCAGGACCTTGAGATCTGCTCTGCCTGGATAGAACGACATAAGAATTGTCCATCCTGCTTGCACCCATCACACTGCCCTGAACAGAAGGCGCATGATTACCTGCATTAATTTAATGGCATACTAGATAAGTACCACGAGCACCACAGTTGCATCTTGAAGAGAGGCTCAATGGGTAGTGCTTGAGAAAAAAAATGGAAATAACAGGATTCAAGGAAGCAAGGCAAATGGCAATATGCTAAATTGCTAATCCTGGTCTCGGCACCATCTCAACAGAGCAACTTATAATTGTTGAAAGCATGAAGCAACTCTGGGTTCGAGCATTAAGAAGACTAAATAATTAGGGATCATGAGCAACATGATCCTCGCAGCAGCTTCTCCTAGTTCTATTAACATAGATCCGTTATCCTGCAAGTCATATTTTTTCCCAGTATTTGCCGGCTTTGGCCATTTCGCTTATCCAAATGCTGCAATTGTGTGTGAATTACATCTCCAGCGCAGGCTGAGACTCCTGGAGAAGCGTATTTGGCATAATCTGAGTGGTTTTAAGCACAGAAGCGACTCAAATCAATGGAGTAATTCACAGGTAAGTATAGGAATGGAAGAGGAGGCTAAATCGGGTGGGGATACGAGGCACGGGTACCGGCCGCGGCGTGGGCGGGCAGCCTGTCGGAATACGAGTCGACCCCGACGACGACGAGGGCGCGGCGGCACTCCTGGCACCTGAACCGCGGCAGCGACGGGTCGACCGCGCagcccttgccgccgccgccggccgcgggcTTCATGTCGCCTGCCTCCTCGCCGAGGACGCCGCTCCCGCTTGGCGATCTCCAACGAATCGAACGGACGAGCTGTGGCCCGAGCCCTGCTGCTGCCGGCGGCTCGTCCTCGGCCGGCGAGGGGAGTGGGGATCGCGGAGGAGATGGAGTGTCCCCGCAGGCACGCAGCAGCGAGACGAGACGAGACGGGGAGAAACTCCTTATTTTTATTTGGTCTCTCTCGTCTCACTGGCTGCGTTGTGCGAGCGTGCGTGAGATACTGGGCCGGGCTGAGTCATGGGCTTTTCTGCACCCATAAACAAACCCTTTTGCTGGACTATGGCCCCGCAGTGGTCTGCACTGCATAAGCATAAATAAATCCACATTTATTTAGATTTATTGTGGATTTATTTATGCTGGGCCATATCCTCTCAAAAAAAGCATAAATAAATCCACATAGCATGATGCACATTGTGTATGTTTTATCCCATGAACGGTACAAAGCTCGTGATCAAGTCTCAAAGACAAGACCAACATCTGGTCTGTTGGATCAGTTTCAGTCTTTCAGCCCTCGGGCCGGCTGGTCCAAAGCTATTGCCCGTGAAGCTTCATGAGTTTCATCAGAATTAAATAAGATGTCACCTCAGCTAATATGATGATATGGTGAAGCATTTATGATAAGAGAGACAGAAGCAATTTCAtcaaaataaaacttatgctcACCCTCCCATTGAGAGGGTTTGTGCTTCAGCCGCATAATGCTTTAATTCACTTATTACAATTACTGTAATCATTAGCGACCACCAGCAGTACATGGTTAAGTTGGCCCTGACCGACCAGGCACTCATACGTTcttcaaaatttcaaatttgagcctttCAACATTAGATTATTGGTCATTCAAATACAATTATTTCGCCAAAGGAGGTCCTCAAATGGCATGAGACAGCCATACCATCCACACCCTGTAGCCAAGAACCCACGCCAAAATCCCTGCACTGAGCGTCTGCACTCCGAAATCCTAGTCCAACTTGTAACCGTAATATGGCAAGCTGCACCAAAAAGCAAAAATCAGAGGTTCAATACAAGGAAGCAAGCTTGTAGTCCAACAGGTGGAACAAGATAAATAGTAGTTTATAAACAAGAACTGAAGTGCTTAGTAAGTGCGATAGATTTTATTCAATAGTGAACAAAGTTAGCAGGGATAAGTTAAAATTAAAACTGCTACTTCGACTGAGACTGAGAGCTTCAAGTGCGCAAGTCATTTTGAACTATTGGTCTTGCTACCAGGCATACCAAATAGAAGAGTTGGCACCACAAGGCTTCTGTAAAATTTCTTGTTTACCAACAGTTTTTTTATAAGAATTGTTTACCAACAGTTTTTTATAGGAATTGTTTACCAACAGTTGAAAACATATTTGCAGTACCATAAATAGAAGTAAGAAGCAGCAGATAAGATTGACCCACCTGCACTACGAACACCATTCCCGAGCATTCTGGAACATCCGCAGCCAAGGGCTGGGGCCACTCTTCTCAACCTGCCATTCCTTTGGATACCATGGATATTGCCACATCATGAAGCAACGCTCTGGGTGTGGCATCATGGCAAGATGCCTTCCATCAGGGGAGCAAAGGGCTGCAATGCCTAGTGGAGAACCATTGGGATTGAAGGGATAGGTCTCAGTTATATTGTTAGCATCATCGCAATATCGCACAGGAGCCAGATTAGACTTCACAACAGTAGCTAGAACACCTTCATCTGGGAAGAAAGCCCTTCCCTCACCATGAGCACTCCAAACACCCAAGGTAGAACCTTCCATCCCTTTGAACATGATTGCAGGAGAATTCCCAATGGACACACTGGTAAACCGACATTCAAAACGACCAGATTCGTTGTGAATAAACCTTGGCTGGGACATTTCTCCACCTAAGCCAAGAGAACCTCCAATATCTGATCCTGGCACCCAACCAAGAAGAGCCATAAGCTGGCAACCATTGCATACTCCAAGGCTGAAAGTGTCTGGCCTATGGTAGAAATTCTGGAATTGCTGAATGAGGGGTTGGTTAAACCTGATTGATGCAGCCCAGCCTTTTGCTGAGTCCAGCACATCTGCATAGCTGAAACCACCAACAAATGCAATTCCACGGAAATCCGTTAGAGAGGACTTCCCAGCCAAGAGGTCTGACATTGTGATATCCCATGGTTCGAATCCAGCAGCATGGAATGCAGCAGCCATTTCCCTGTCACCATTGCTCCCTTCTTCACGAATGATAGCAACCTTTGGTTTCGAGGATGCAATCAAAAGATTCTCATCAGTGAATCTGGGAGTGAAGGACAGAGACCACGATGGCGATGTTCTGCTTTTTAGCCCTTCTTTCTCAAGTTTGACACAAGATTTCAGGCGTTGTAACTCCTCAAGCTGGAAGCTCGTTTCCTCCCAGAGATCCCTGAGATCTGAAGTTTTTTCCTTGAGATGCAGATTGCCATCAACAAAAACTTCTATTTCCGGTGAGCTAGTAACTTCTCCAATTACATTAGCAGAAACGCCTGCTGCTTCAAGCTTTTGCTTCACGACATTGAGATATTTTGAATTCACTTCAATAATGAGGCCAAGTTCCTCTGCAAAAAGGCCTTCAAGAAGGCTCCTATCTTCCAAGTCTATATCCAGCTTTACACCACAATTACCAGCAAATGCCATCTCAAGGACACTCACAATAAGGCCACCATCACTTATGTCATGGCCTGCTGAAATAAGATGTTGAGTGATCAGTTCCTGAATGGCCTCAAATACTTTCTTCAAGTATGGAACATCATCAATGTCTGGGCAGTCATTTCCGATTTGATCAAATGCTTGTGCAAGAGCAGAACCACCAAGACGGCGATTCCCTTTAGCGAGGTCAATATGCAGAAGAATTCCATCATTACCAAGCTTCAAATCAGGGGTTACTGTCAATGTTATATCAGGACATGTGACATAAGTACTAATAACCAGATTTCCAGGAGCTTTGACGACCTCACCATCACATTGAGCGGCCATGGAAAGACTGTCCTTTCCCCCATCTATTGCAATACCAAGTTCAATCATGCAGTCAGCCAGTGCAACAGCTGCATCATACATATCTGCACCTTCACCGTCAAGCTTTGCAGCATACATCCAATTCCCGCTTGCTTTGACATCAGCAAGCGATGtaacctttgcccaaacaagatTAGTCAAGGCCTCCCCAACAGCAAGTCTAGCCATGGCCTTAGGATTAAGCAAACCCTTTATTGGTTGTTCTCCAATGCTACAAGCACCACCTGTGAGGTCTGTGTATGTCTGTGCAATCACAGCCACATCAGCAAGCGGGATTTGAAGAGACCCAACTGTCTGCTGTTGTGCAACAAGACCTGTCACACACCTATCAACTTTTGTGGTTAAGAAACGCTTCGAACAGACGGATGGGAGCCTTAATACTCGCTTCAGAGCATCCAGCAGTGTTACCTCTGGTGCAACGTCTAAAGGCTCTGTGACTTGAGAAACACGCTTGAACTCGAAGGTCTTCTGAGGCATATCTCCTAGAACTTTTTCAAGCTCAAGTTCTTCAACAGGGTTTGGAGGAGGGAGGCCATTCAACTTGGCATGCTCCACAGCAGCACTATCAATCAAAACAATTTTTCCACAGCCATCAATTTGCCCAATGACAGCCATTGAAACCCTTTCCCTCTGACAAAGCGACTCCAGAAGGCTTCTGCTCTCGGGTTTCACAAGTAGTGCAtcctgctcctggtactcagcACCCCATATCTCCAAGACTGACAATGTATGATCACCAACAACAATTGAGCGGATATCAATTTCAGCACCCTTAGGATATATTATTTCCTTCACAACATTACAATTTCCTCCTGCACCCTGATCATGAATGCTGATGATGGGGTTGTTCTCTCCCATTTCTGCACATGCCCTGACCACACGATACAGTTTCTGTGCCATCTCAGCATCTCCACGCTGAACTGCATTGAAATCAAGCTCTGCATCGTTCTGGCCACTAACCATACTTGAGGCAGCACCACCACCCATACCAATTCTGTATGCTGGACCACCAATCTTCACAACTAGCATGCCAATTTCTGGATCACCCTTTGATATGTGTGCATGGTCAATTTGCCCAATAGCTCCACTGAACATTATTGGTTTCAACCACTCACGCCGCTCGCCATTTAGCAGCCTCATCCCAAATGTTCTGGTATATCCCTGGATTAGAGGCTCACCAAACTTGTTCCCGTAGTCAGACGCCCCATCACTGGCATCAACAAGAATTTGCAATGGAGAGGCTAGGTTCACTGGGTAAGAAAATGAAGGGTCCTCCCAGGGTGCGTATGAACTTTCAATTCGAAGATTCCCAACACAGTAACCAGCAGTGGAAGCAACAACAAATGAACCCTTTCCAGTGGCATGTGTGTCTCTTATACGGCCACCTGCACCTGTCTCAGCTCCAGGGTATGGTGCAACAGCACATGGAAAGTTATGGGTTTCTGCTGTGAATAAAATATCAAGCTCACGCATCATGATGGATAATGGTGAAGTGGAACCCGGAATTGTTGGGCGCAGCTGATTTACTGGGAATCCTTTTATTGCACTCGAATTATCCTTGAATCCAATGACAGAGTTATTCAGGTTGGCCTTCAGGGGTCTCTTCACTAACTGGAACAAAGTGTTTGGCATGGTTTCTCCATCTATTAAAAGCTTTCCATTAAAAAACCAATGTCTGCTGTGTTCACTATTGGATTGTGCAATATCAAAAAGTTCCACAGTAGTTGGGTTGCGTTTGATATCATCTCTGAAGAGGTGTGTATAGTAGTCAATATCTTGTTTATCAAAAGCAAGTCCCATCTTCACATTTATTTCTTCCAATGCTTCTTCTCCCCTTTCAATGACTGGAACAACACAGACAGGTTCAGGAACTACATCTGACTGAAATGATGTGAGCTTGTTGGGATAAACGCACTCTGTCATTCTATCATGAACCAACGCAGAGAATTCTTTGAGCTGACTTTCATCAAGTGGGTCACTACCAGGCTCAAGGCGCAAAAGATATCTTCTTGATCTCTCCAGTCGAGTCACTTCTACTAATGAGATAGATTTACAGATAGAGACAGCATTGGATGAGAATGCAGTCGAAAATGTCATCCGAGGACCAACCTCAACAATGACAGCACTAGAACTTCTAGACACTTCCTCCTCCAGAAAGCTCCTAGTTTGCAACTTCTCAGGTTCATAAGTTTCTGCTAAGAGCCAGTGAAGCGTAGAAAGCTTCTCAGGAGTAAG
Protein-coding sequences here:
- the LOC112893872 gene encoding beclin-1-like protein isoform X2; this translates as MKPAAGGGGKGCAVDPSLPRFRCQECRRALVVVGVDSYSDRLPAHAAAGNHAPSVQGSVMGASRMDNSYVVLSRQSRSQGPGIPPRPPSAAAPHTEPNQSTRAIEGSYIVLPPPAASIYKTPASEGGGAQLTPPGLNSSSPSPGNNSGFHSNVTVLKRAFEIASSQTQVEQPLCLECMRVLSDKMDKEIEDVNADIKAYEACLQRLEQEPYNILSETDFQKEKQKIEEEEKKLKAAIEEAEKLYSEVSSEMKDLEIKSKQFEELEERYWHEFNSFQFQLTSHQEERDAVFARIEVSQVHLELLKRTNVLNDAFYISHDGVIGTINNFRLGRLSSVEVEWDEINAAWGQAALLLHTMAQYFTPKFQYRIKIHPMGSYPRVTDIHNNTYELFGPVNLFWSTRFDKAMTWFLTCLQEFAEFAINLDKENNVPPEKSLKLPYKIDGDKVGSHTIVLSFNKNENWTKALKYMLCNLKWVLYWFIGNTSFAPPSGPVHTQSLRNKN
- the LOC112893872 gene encoding beclin-1-like protein isoform X1, whose amino-acid sequence is MKPAAGGGGKGCAVDPSLPRFRCQECRRALVVVGVDSYSDRLPAHAAAGNHAPSVQGSVMGASRMDNSYVVLSRQSRSQGPGIPPRPPSAAAPHTEPNQSTRAIEGSYIVLPPPAASIYKTPASEGGGAQLTPPGLNSSSPSPGNNSGFHSNVTVLKRAFEIASSQTQVEQPLCLECMRVLSDKMDKEIEDVNADIKAYEACLQRLEQEPYNILSETDFQKEKQKIEEEEKKLKAAIEEAEKLYSEVSSEMKDLEIKSKQFEELEERYWHEFNSFQFQLTSHQEERDAVFARIEVSQVHLELLKRTNVLNDAFYISHDGVIGTINNFRLGRLSSVENLQVEWDEINAAWGQAALLLHTMAQYFTPKFQYRIKIHPMGSYPRVTDIHNNTYELFGPVNLFWSTRFDKAMTWFLTCLQEFAEFAINLDKENNVPPEKSLKLPYKIDGDKVGSHTIVLSFNKNENWTKALKYMLCNLKWVLYWFIGNTSFAPPSGPVHTQSLRNKN
- the LOC112892173 gene encoding probable phosphoribosylformylglycinamidine synthase, chloroplastic/mitochondrial is translated as MASPGQMTASNLLRTEGFPGNMGKRHGLIGARSLGSRRLQMSQHCFHQQHLCWPRAQRVTVRNIRMSSSPGAVESKGFDSPLVEKSDSALNGGIIHLYRTPFLQESETMELLKKVKAKVSANIADIMTEQCFNIQLDNPLTPEKLSTLHWLLAETYEPEKLQTRSFLEEEVSRSSSAVIVEVGPRMTFSTAFSSNAVSICKSISLVEVTRLERSRRYLLRLEPGSDPLDESQLKEFSALVHDRMTECVYPNKLTSFQSDVVPEPVCVVPVIERGEEALEEINVKMGLAFDKQDIDYYTHLFRDDIKRNPTTVELFDIAQSNSEHSRHWFFNGKLLIDGETMPNTLFQLVKRPLKANLNNSVIGFKDNSSAIKGFPVNQLRPTIPGSTSPLSIMMRELDILFTAETHNFPCAVAPYPGAETGAGGRIRDTHATGKGSFVVASTAGYCVGNLRIESSYAPWEDPSFSYPVNLASPLQILVDASDGASDYGNKFGEPLIQGYTRTFGMRLLNGERREWLKPIMFSGAIGQIDHAHISKGDPEIGMLVVKIGGPAYRIGMGGGAASSMVSGQNDAELDFNAVQRGDAEMAQKLYRVVRACAEMGENNPIISIHDQGAGGNCNVVKEIIYPKGAEIDIRSIVVGDHTLSVLEIWGAEYQEQDALLVKPESRSLLESLCQRERVSMAVIGQIDGCGKIVLIDSAAVEHAKLNGLPPPNPVEELELEKVLGDMPQKTFEFKRVSQVTEPLDVAPEVTLLDALKRVLRLPSVCSKRFLTTKVDRCVTGLVAQQQTVGSLQIPLADVAVIAQTYTDLTGGACSIGEQPIKGLLNPKAMARLAVGEALTNLVWAKVTSLADVKASGNWMYAAKLDGEGADMYDAAVALADCMIELGIAIDGGKDSLSMAAQCDGEVVKAPGNLVISTYVTCPDITLTVTPDLKLGNDGILLHIDLAKGNRRLGGSALAQAFDQIGNDCPDIDDVPYLKKVFEAIQELITQHLISAGHDISDGGLIVSVLEMAFAGNCGVKLDIDLEDRSLLEGLFAEELGLIIEVNSKYLNVVKQKLEAAGVSANVIGEVTSSPEIEVFVDGNLHLKEKTSDLRDLWEETSFQLEELQRLKSCVKLEKEGLKSRTSPSWSLSFTPRFTDENLLIASSKPKVAIIREEGSNGDREMAAAFHAAGFEPWDITMSDLLAGKSSLTDFRGIAFVGGFSYADVLDSAKGWAASIRFNQPLIQQFQNFYHRPDTFSLGVCNGCQLMALLGWVPGSDIGGSLGLGGEMSQPRFIHNESGRFECRFTSVSIGNSPAIMFKGMEGSTLGVWSAHGEGRAFFPDEGVLATVVKSNLAPVRYCDDANNITETYPFNPNGSPLGIAALCSPDGRHLAMMPHPERCFMMWQYPWYPKEWQVEKSGPSPWLRMFQNAREWCS